Proteins encoded together in one Thermoplasmatales archaeon BRNA1 window:
- a CDS encoding Molecular chaperone (small heat shock protein): MNDVWDDFGRLFENDFEVMNKKLSSMFSDFMNTPGVQTYGYTMYQGPDGVPHVREFGNTKAGKGLLAGSPAETYMEPICDVQQDGEVVRATFEIPGVAKEDVNLEGTPSSLTVTVDTEKRKFSKTVALPCDVDMDSAEATCNNGILEVTLKTVKPAETKKKISIS; encoded by the coding sequence ATGAACGACGTGTGGGACGACTTCGGCCGCCTCTTCGAGAACGACTTCGAGGTCATGAACAAAAAACTCAGTTCCATGTTCAGCGACTTCATGAACACCCCCGGAGTGCAGACCTACGGGTACACCATGTATCAGGGACCCGACGGCGTGCCCCATGTACGCGAGTTCGGCAACACCAAGGCAGGGAAAGGACTGCTGGCAGGCTCTCCCGCGGAGACCTACATGGAGCCCATCTGCGATGTGCAGCAGGACGGCGAGGTCGTCAGGGCGACGTTCGAGATCCCCGGCGTGGCGAAAGAGGACGTCAACCTGGAGGGGACCCCCAGCTCCCTTACGGTGACCGTCGACACCGAGAAGAGGAAGTTCAGCAAGACCGTCGCCCTGCCCTGCGACGTCGATATGGATTCCGCCGAGGCCACATGCAACAACGGCATCCTCGAGGTCACCCTCAAGACCGTCAAACCCGCGGAGACCAAGAAGAAGATCAGCATCTCGTGA
- a CDS encoding putative transcriptional regulator: MTREDMINTTRAILAKAGFDVSSAIHLRSLCFDVCARRDNIMLLIKVLSNVDAFSRKNADEMKIMADALQASPILIGETSSSGKLEKGIIYTRFKIPIISNETLSDELLEDVPPFIFAAPGGLYVKIDSDALRDIREMRGISLGTLAETAGVSRRTIQLYESGMGAMIDAALRLEEYLDAPIIQPLNPFEYVSDRQELDKFQITDPKQQTGSTSLDHMVTIGYSITPIVRGPFDAVSKDTDHGVVVLTGVGSDDSKLIQKAMVASELSNLSHRPAVIIVQKKQHDDNIENTALITDEELHRIDDKTVLNDIIMSRSTKK; this comes from the coding sequence ATGACGAGAGAGGACATGATCAACACGACCCGTGCCATCCTTGCGAAGGCAGGGTTCGATGTCTCTTCCGCGATACACCTCAGGAGCCTGTGCTTCGACGTGTGCGCACGCAGGGACAACATCATGCTCCTGATCAAGGTCCTCAGCAACGTCGATGCGTTCTCAAGAAAGAATGCCGACGAGATGAAGATCATGGCCGATGCCCTGCAGGCTTCCCCCATACTCATCGGGGAGACCAGCAGCTCCGGCAAACTGGAGAAGGGGATCATCTACACCCGTTTCAAGATCCCGATCATCTCCAACGAGACCCTGTCGGACGAACTTCTCGAGGACGTGCCCCCGTTCATCTTCGCCGCTCCCGGCGGACTGTATGTGAAGATCGACAGCGACGCCCTCCGCGACATCAGGGAGATGAGGGGGATCAGCCTCGGTACCCTTGCGGAGACCGCCGGGGTGTCCAGAAGGACCATCCAGCTGTACGAGTCCGGGATGGGTGCCATGATCGATGCCGCACTCAGGCTCGAGGAATACCTCGACGCACCCATCATCCAGCCCCTGAACCCCTTCGAGTATGTCTCCGACAGACAGGAACTGGACAAATTCCAGATTACCGACCCGAAGCAGCAGACCGGGTCCACCTCCCTCGACCACATGGTCACCATCGGGTACTCCATCACCCCCATCGTCAGAGGGCCCTTCGATGCGGTCTCCAAGGACACCGACCACGGGGTCGTCGTCCTCACCGGAGTGGGTTCCGACGACAGCAAGCTCATCCAGAAGGCCATGGTCGCATCCGAACTCTCGAACCTCTCGCACCGTCCGGCGGTCATCATCGTGCAGAAGAAGCAGCACGACGACAACATCGAGAACACCGCGCTCATCACCGACGAGGAGCTGCACAGGATCGATGACAAGACCGTCCTCAACGACATCATCATGTCCAGGAGCACGAAGAAGTGA
- a CDS encoding CAAX amino terminal protease family produces the protein MQDDCPECEEWRARGARFCRNCGKALAESEVCPECDVWRQRGANYCRNCGRKLGNAPEPLPCPPEDGDGQTDCTRSAMFRLVATIALLAFSFTLIVAIAYGFIFFGDLMAVASPVGKVLFVLEFIAIIVSAAYAFYAVFRKNRGGRPEAVFTSGLCMACTGLCVSIFLTILYIFLIGAFGEQIDASWMDEYTEIQLAYLLLTAGPEEEFIFRVLPIGIPMVIVALCYGRGRSSFRYLLGGFGMSRWAWIFLAISAVIFGYAHLGGWGWTKIIDAAMGGVIFGFIYCEFGLYACILAHTVNDTISLISYIGMGDALSSLIYFVIIGAGLALLILWLIHPNRKYVRFWEAPWMDDGLPGSIDEQWDRH, from the coding sequence ATGCAGGATGACTGCCCCGAATGCGAGGAATGGCGGGCCAGGGGAGCCCGCTTCTGCAGGAACTGCGGCAAGGCACTGGCGGAGTCCGAAGTATGTCCCGAATGCGATGTATGGAGACAGCGCGGGGCGAATTACTGCAGGAACTGCGGCAGAAAGCTCGGGAACGCACCCGAACCCTTGCCGTGCCCTCCCGAGGACGGTGACGGACAGACCGACTGCACCAGATCCGCGATGTTCCGCCTGGTCGCCACCATCGCTCTCCTCGCGTTCTCGTTCACGCTCATCGTCGCCATCGCTTACGGGTTCATATTCTTCGGGGACCTGATGGCCGTGGCATCACCGGTCGGCAAGGTGCTCTTCGTCCTGGAGTTCATCGCGATAATCGTATCGGCCGCATATGCGTTCTACGCGGTGTTCAGGAAGAACCGCGGAGGAAGGCCGGAGGCGGTATTCACCAGCGGACTCTGCATGGCCTGCACGGGCCTCTGCGTCTCCATATTCCTGACCATCCTCTACATATTCCTCATCGGGGCCTTCGGCGAACAGATCGATGCTTCTTGGATGGATGAGTATACCGAGATACAGCTAGCCTATCTCCTGCTGACCGCGGGACCGGAGGAGGAGTTCATATTCCGCGTCCTCCCCATCGGGATCCCGATGGTCATCGTAGCCCTGTGCTACGGCCGCGGTAGGAGCTCGTTCCGTTATCTCCTTGGGGGATTCGGCATGAGCCGCTGGGCATGGATATTCCTAGCGATTTCCGCCGTGATCTTCGGATATGCGCATCTGGGAGGGTGGGGGTGGACGAAGATCATCGATGCCGCCATGGGCGGAGTGATATTCGGATTCATCTACTGCGAGTTCGGGCTGTATGCGTGCATCCTTGCACACACCGTGAACGACACGATCTCCCTGATAAGCTACATCGGGATGGGCGACGCGTTGTCTAGCCTAATCTACTTCGTAATAATAGGCGCCGGACTTGCCCTGCTGATCCTGTGGCTGATACACCCCAACAGGAAATATGTGAGGTTCTGGGAGGCACCGTGGATGGATGACGGG